Proteins from a genomic interval of Asterias rubens chromosome 16, eAstRub1.3, whole genome shotgun sequence:
- the LOC117301183 gene encoding tripartite motif-containing protein 2-like, translated as MASNITAESVLTKISQDHLECPICSGRFTQPKLLECSHSFCLECLQQLRENSPITTRLSCPVCRQETLLNENGIDGLKTNLIVLSLIEAIETKETQLKQQQGKQVPSPEFVSKCSKHTANDLIMYCETCKKLICTTCIAKEHRMHPVIELNEASDKSKQHGTELLAEVRQRIKTYNIAIQKIDMSRKTLDSMFAATKEKISKKADEEIAKVAARIREEKQKLMQEAEQIYKDRVKTMETARATNSEEINKAEHKQDEVNQLMDQRIKIVHHIEQLLQDLKEYREKKSTKVPDGLTYMDFKEGQNSLGRLVLKDEQQVESATSAQARKPTFQSIKHFKQDKWTLKRKIDKYKNMKQKMVKIDRARDVAAYSNSDIVVAIWKNTSWITIPAESNPQSYVVSQELSIEVFTKFTSMAVNKNDELIVLDTEPVKIFNRNYQLLHQFNPGSEPSCIAVDDNNLIVVGHHTKAEISLHTPDGYVIGTLPAPGIGGYLTTYKQRLIYTNWNDKKLVSVTYNGEMVFSVDINQSGCPLGVCCDKDGSIYVAVWRGPLSSPGDIHHYSPDGKYIGCIIKDCAALNGLTFTPAGDLVVATLNSVQIYRHE; from the coding sequence ATGGCATCAAATATAACAGCTGAGTCAGTGCTAACAAAGATAAGTCAGGATCatcttgaatgtccaatttGCAGTGGACGCTTCACGCAACCCAAACTACTGGAGTGTTCTCATTCATTTTGTCTTGAATGCCTTCAACAACTCAGAGAGAATAGTCCAATTACTACAAGGCTTTCATGTCCAGTGTGTAGACAGGAAACTCTgttaaatgaaaatggcattgatggtctcaaaacaaacttaatagTTCTTTCATTGATAGAAGCAATTGAAACAAAGGAAACCCAACTGAAACAGCAGCAAGGAAAACAAGTACCCAGTCCGGAGTTTGTTTCCAAGTGTAGCAAGCATACTGCCAATGATCTTATCATGTATTGTGAAACATGCAAGAAACTGATATGTACAACTTGCATTGCTAAAGAACATAGAATGCACCCTGTAATAGAACTGAATGAAGCTTCagacaaaagtaaacaacatgGCACAGAACTTCTAGCAGAAGTAAGACAGAGAATCAAAACCTACAACATTGCCATTCAAAAAATAGACATGTCCCGTAAGACATTAGACTCTATGTTTGCTGCTACCAAAGAGAAAATCTCCAAGAAGGCTGATGAGGAGATTGCCAAGGTGGCTGCCAGGATCAGAGAGGAGAAGCAGAAACTGATGCAAGAGGCAGAACAGATTTATAAAGACAGAGTTAAGACAATGGAAACTGCACGAGCTACAAACAGCGAAGAGATAAACAAAGCAGAGCACAAGCAGGATGAGGTAAATCAACTCATGGATCAACGGATCAAGATTGTTCATCACATAGAACAACTCTTACAAGACCTCAAAGAATACAGAGAAAAGAAATCAACAAAAGTACCAGATGGGTTGACTTATATGGACTTTAAAGAAGGCCAGAACTCACTAGGGAGACTGGTGCTGAAAGATGAACAACAAGTAGAATCAGCAACTTCTGCTCAGGCTAGAAAGCCAACATTTCAATCCATAAAACACTTCAAACAAGATAAATGgacattaaaaagaaaaattgataaatacaagaacatgaaacaaaaaatggtgaAGATTGATCGTGCAAGGGATGTTGCTGCCTACTCTAATAGTGATATTGTTGTGGCAATTTGGAAAAATACCAGCTGGATTACAATACCAGCAGAGAGCAACCCTCAATCCTATGTTGTCTCACAAGAACTATCAATCGAAGTTTTTACCAAATTCACCAGTATGGCTGTGAATAAGAATGATGAGCTCATTGTTCTAGATACAGAACCAGTCAAGATCTTCAACAGGAATTATCAGCTCCTCCATCAGTTCAATCCAGGCAGTGAACCATCATGTATTGCAGTGGATGACAACAATCTGATAGTAGTGGGTCACCATACCAAGGCAGAGATCTCTCTACACACACCAGATGGATACGTCATCGGAACACTGCCTGCTCCAGGGATTGGTGGATACTTGACTACCTACAAACAAAGACTCATCTACACCAACTGGAATGACAAGAAGTTAGTATCAGTTACCTACAATGGTGAAATGGTATTCTCAGTAGATATCAATCAGTCTGGGTGCCCTCTTGGTGTGTGTTGTGACAAGGATGGTAGCATCTATGTTGCTGTATGGAGAGGACCATTATCATCACCAGGTGATATCCATCATTACAGTCCTGATGGCAAGTACATTGGATGTATCATCAAGGATTGTGCTGCTCTGAATGGTCTCACATTCACACCTGCTGGTGATCTGGTTGTGGCTACactcaattcagttcaaatctATCGGCATGAGTAA